In a single window of the Flavobacterium sp. W4I14 genome:
- a CDS encoding sulfatase modifying factor 1 (product_source=KO:K13444; cath_funfam=3.90.1580.10; cleavage_site_network=SignalP-noTM; cog=COG1262; ko=KO:K13444; pfam=PF03781; superfamily=56436; tigrfam=TIGR03524), which translates to MKKLLLYSFTCLSLAALLTSCSSKGGNSSSKTGIPYADRKSKNNQSGAFAVATQYKRAPGPGLIPIEGGVLVVGGSAIEVPGVEPNIYNYKRQVTVPSFYMDETEVSNTDWLEYLHWIRYNYPEDREFYYNELPDTLVWRRALSYNEPYVDNYLRHPAYRDYPVVGVSWEQASRYCEWRTSRANEFILREKGILTDYKTLAGNGKGNAATTAATTPKPDKPFNTDAYLNGQYDDKGKNAPIDYNTKSGAATSTAGGTAAPASGGKNNQPRRTATLEDGVIMQPYRLPTEAEWEYAALGLIGNTEYENINQNKIYPWNGLGVSSAKKKTRGMIQANFKRAPGDYMGVGGSLNDKGDLTVPVIQYTPNDFGLYNMAGNVNEWVNDVYRTGTFTDADAFNPYRGNYFTNKKLEDSQSGKIALDKYGNPIKENAYAGRKQTWAEKQAQAKRSDSISKSTDPQSPVASTSYQADQRGYRDRQNLLLNEEGVTLVNDKSRVYKGGSWNDMAYWLNPATRRFMQQDESSAEVGFRCAMTMLGAPEISTAGKRNFKNPPQKPYRVSRGK; encoded by the coding sequence ATGAAAAAACTGTTACTATATTCTTTTACTTGTTTGTCATTAGCTGCCCTACTTACGAGCTGTAGCTCAAAAGGAGGGAATAGTTCTAGCAAAACAGGTATTCCTTATGCCGATAGGAAAAGCAAAAACAACCAATCTGGTGCTTTTGCTGTAGCTACTCAATACAAGAGAGCTCCGGGACCAGGCTTAATTCCAATTGAAGGTGGGGTTTTAGTTGTTGGTGGTAGTGCCATCGAAGTACCGGGTGTTGAGCCAAATATTTACAATTACAAAAGACAGGTTACCGTTCCATCTTTTTACATGGATGAAACTGAAGTGTCGAATACTGATTGGTTAGAATACTTACACTGGATCAGATACAACTATCCTGAAGATCGTGAATTTTATTACAATGAGCTTCCTGATACTTTAGTATGGCGCCGCGCATTATCTTATAACGAACCTTATGTAGATAACTATTTAAGGCACCCAGCTTACCGCGACTACCCTGTTGTAGGTGTTTCATGGGAGCAGGCATCCCGTTATTGTGAATGGAGAACTTCAAGAGCCAACGAATTTATTCTACGCGAAAAAGGAATTTTAACTGATTATAAAACTTTAGCTGGTAATGGAAAAGGCAATGCTGCAACTACAGCAGCGACGACTCCAAAACCAGACAAACCTTTTAATACTGATGCATATTTAAATGGCCAGTATGATGATAAGGGCAAAAATGCACCAATCGATTACAATACAAAATCAGGTGCAGCTACATCAACCGCTGGAGGAACAGCTGCCCCAGCATCTGGAGGCAAAAACAATCAGCCTAGAAGAACTGCGACATTAGAAGATGGTGTAATTATGCAACCTTATCGTTTACCAACAGAAGCTGAATGGGAATATGCTGCTTTAGGTTTAATTGGCAATACGGAATACGAGAATATCAATCAGAATAAAATCTACCCTTGGAATGGTTTAGGTGTTAGTTCGGCCAAAAAGAAAACCAGAGGTATGATTCAGGCCAACTTTAAAAGGGCACCCGGCGATTATATGGGTGTTGGCGGTTCATTAAATGATAAAGGAGATTTAACTGTTCCGGTCATTCAATATACACCTAACGATTTCGGCTTATACAATATGGCAGGAAACGTGAATGAATGGGTTAATGATGTATACAGAACAGGCACATTTACGGATGCAGATGCATTTAACCCTTATCGTGGTAACTATTTCACCAATAAAAAACTAGAGGATTCACAAAGCGGAAAAATTGCATTAGATAAATATGGCAATCCGATTAAGGAAAATGCTTATGCTGGAAGAAAGCAAACCTGGGCAGAAAAACAGGCACAGGCGAAACGTTCTGATTCGATTTCAAAATCGACTGATCCACAATCTCCGGTAGCATCAACAAGTTATCAGGCCGATCAAAGAGGTTACCGCGACAGACAAAATCTTTTATTAAATGAAGAAGGTGTAACATTAGTTAACGATAAATCCAGAGTTTATAAAGGTGGTTCTTGGAATGATATGGCTTACTGGTTAAACCCCGCAACACGCCGTTTTATGCAGCAAGATGAATCATCAGCAGAAGTTGGTTTCCGTTGTGCCATGACCATGCTTGGCGCTCCTGAAATTAGTACTGCAGGTAAAAGAAATTTTAAAAACCCTCCTCAAAAACCTTATAGGGTAAGTAGAGGTAAATAA
- a CDS encoding hypothetical protein (product_source=Hypo-rule applied; cleavage_site_network=SignalP-noTM; pfam=PF19572; superfamily=56935), with product MNFKYISKLAFSALSMALVFGKTNAQVTIGNTQTNGSEANNIVTAVPFLLITPDARAGAMGDAGVAVAGDVNSASINASKLAFLDKPYGFSVSYSPWLKSLVPDINLAYLSGFYKLDDRNTIGASLRYFSLGSIQLTDINQQDLGISNPNELAFDVSFARNFGEEFSLGTSLRYIYSNLASGQFSSSGQVHSGNAVAVDVSGLYKTTTTMFGRQTVLSAGANISNIGTKMSYSDGGENFFLPTNFKIGGASTITVDDFSTLTFALDFNKLLVPTQPIYDSNNNIVSGKNPNRSVPAGIFGSFSDAPGGFSEELKEVGISTGLEYWYNQQFAVRAGYNYQSPMKGDSRYFTLGLGLKYNVFNIDFSYLIANAQTSPLANTLRFGLLFNFGDKKIVKK from the coding sequence ATGAATTTCAAGTACATCAGTAAACTTGCTTTTTCTGCACTCTCAATGGCCTTGGTGTTTGGTAAAACAAATGCTCAGGTAACCATAGGCAATACACAAACAAATGGTAGCGAGGCAAACAATATTGTAACAGCAGTTCCATTTCTGCTCATTACACCCGATGCCCGTGCCGGTGCAATGGGCGATGCTGGCGTGGCTGTTGCTGGTGATGTAAATTCAGCCAGTATTAATGCTTCTAAACTTGCATTTTTAGATAAACCCTACGGATTTTCTGTTTCTTATAGCCCATGGTTAAAAAGCTTAGTACCTGATATTAATCTTGCTTATTTAAGTGGCTTTTATAAATTGGATGATCGTAATACTATTGGTGCCTCATTAAGGTATTTTTCTTTAGGCTCTATTCAGCTTACTGACATTAACCAACAGGACCTGGGGATTTCCAATCCAAATGAATTGGCTTTTGATGTTTCTTTTGCCCGTAATTTTGGTGAAGAATTTTCATTGGGAACATCATTAAGATATATTTATTCAAATTTAGCTTCAGGTCAATTTTCATCATCAGGGCAGGTTCATAGCGGAAATGCAGTAGCTGTTGATGTGTCGGGACTATACAAAACAACAACTACAATGTTTGGCAGGCAGACTGTTCTTTCTGCAGGTGCTAATATTTCAAACATTGGAACAAAAATGAGTTATTCTGATGGTGGAGAAAATTTCTTTTTACCTACAAATTTTAAAATTGGAGGTGCGTCTACAATTACTGTAGACGATTTCAGTACCTTAACTTTTGCGCTTGACTTTAATAAGTTGTTGGTGCCAACGCAGCCGATATACGATTCGAACAATAACATTGTGAGTGGAAAAAATCCAAACCGTTCAGTACCTGCCGGAATTTTTGGTTCTTTTAGTGATGCCCCAGGCGGTTTTAGTGAAGAATTAAAGGAAGTAGGAATTTCAACAGGCTTAGAGTACTGGTATAACCAACAGTTTGCAGTGAGAGCAGGTTATAACTATCAGAGCCCAATGAAAGGCGATAGCCGCTACTTTACCCTGGGCCTTGGATTAAAATACAACGTTTTTAATATAGATTTTTCTTATTTAATTGCAAATGCACAAACAAGTCCACTTGCAAATACCTTACGTT